From a single Oreochromis niloticus isolate F11D_XX linkage group LG3, O_niloticus_UMD_NMBU, whole genome shotgun sequence genomic region:
- the LOC112841700 gene encoding immunoglobulin kappa light chain-like — MASAHIVFYLICLFLGVIAQKNNMHLSSSVHEEARFISAKSGDRVTLHCYFEQNVAARLYWYNQTLGEKPKLISTFYKSEDYFVQFHDPFNNNACFRLDNEKGNNHLIISDLSVSDSATYYCICSYVFTSTFLDTIIVSVNDLDSNIRALVHQSASETIQPGGSVSLHCMVHTMLSCDGEHSVYWFKDSQDSQPALIYTHGVRNDQCERKANKRTHTCVYNLRMESLNLSHAGIYYCAVASCGHILFGNGTKLDFGGKSLFQQK; from the exons ATGGCATCTGCACACATTGTCTTCTATCTGATATGTTTGTTCTTGGGTGTAATTG CTCAGAAGAACAACATGCATTTATCCTCCTCTGTTCATGAAGAAGCACGTTTTATATCAGCTAAATCTGGAGACAGAGTGACTTTACATTGTTACTTTGAACAGAATGTTGCTGCACGGTTGTACTGGTATAATCAAACTTTAGGAGAGAAACCAAAACTAATTTCTACCTTCTATAAGTCAGAAGACTATTTTGTACAATTTCATGATCCATTCAACAATAATGCATGCTTCAGACTAGATAATGAAAAAGGAAATAATCACCTGATTATCTCAGACTTAAGTGTTTCAGACTCAGCAACTTACTACTGTATATGTTCCTATGTGTTCACATCAACATTCTTAGACACCATTATTGTCAGTGTCAATGATTTAGATTCAAACATACGAGCTTTAGTTCATCAGTCAGCATCTGAGACCATCCAGCCAGGAGGCTCTGTAAGTCTGCACTGTATGGTGCACACTATGCTGAGCTGTGATGGAGAACACAGTGTTTACTGGTTCAAAGACTCTCAAGACTCTCAACCAGCTCTCATTTACACCCATGGAGTCAGGAATGATCAGTGTGAGAGGAAAGCCAATAAAAGAACACACACCTGTGTCTATAACTTGAGAATGGAGAGCCTGAATTTGTCTCACGCTGGGATCTACTACTGTGCTGTCGCCTCATGTGGACACATACTGTTTGGAAACGGGACCAAGCTGGACTTTGGGGGTAAGTCACTTTTCCAGCAGAAGTGA
- the LOC109196207 gene encoding immunoglobulin kappa light chain-like isoform X1 — MASAHIVFYLICLFLGVIAQKNNMHLSSSVHEEARFISAKSGDRVTLHCYYEQNVAARLYWYKQTLREKPKLISTFYKSETNFVQFHGPFSNSARFRLDNEKGKNDLIISDLSVSDSATYYCIYFYWYTSTFLETIIVSVNDLDLNIRALVNQSASETIQPGGSVSLHCMVHTMLSCDGEHSVYWFKDSQDSQPGLIYTHGVRNDQCERKDNKRTHTCVYNLRMESLNVSHAGIYYCAVALCGHILFGNGTKLDFGGFTVRRDFPALMYFLSAALTLTTIISVLSTFLVYQMKKRNNCQSRADSNANDSVNLESTQEDNLHYAALRKIRTKGARRQTSNTQDECVYSGIK; from the exons ATGGCATCTGCACACATTGTCTTCTATCTGATATGTTTGTTCTTGGGTGTAATTG CTCAGAAGAACAACATGCATTTATCCTCCTCTGTTCATGAAGAAGCACGTTTTATATCAGCTAAATCTGGAGACAGAGTGACTTTACATTGTTACTATGAACAGAATGTTGCTGCACGGCTGTACTGGTATAAGCAAACTTTAAGAGAGAAACCAAAACTCATTTCTACCTTCTATAAGTCAGAAACCAATTTTGTACAATTTCACGGTCCATTCAGCAATAGTGCACGCTTCAGACTAGataatgaaaaaggaaaaaatgactTGATTATCTCAGACTTAAGTGTTTCAGACTCAGCAACTTACTACTGTATATATTTCTACTGGTACACATCAACATTCTTAGAGACCATTATTGTCAGTGTCAATGATTTAGATTTAAACATACGAGCTTTAGTTAATCAGTCAGCATCTGAGACCATCCAGCCAGGAGGCTCTGTAAGTCTGCACTGTATGGTGCACACTATGCTGAGCTGTGATGGAGAACACAGTGTTTACTGGTTCAAAGACTCTCAAGATTCTCAACCAGGACTCATTTACACTCATGGAGTCAGGAATGATCAGTGTGAGAGGAAAGACAACAAAAGAACACACACCTGTGTCTATAACTTGAGAATGGAGAGCCTGAATGTGTCTCATGCTGGGATCTACTACTGTGCTGTCGCCCTATGTGGACACATACTTTTTGGAAATGGGACCAAGCTGGACTTTGGGG GATTTACAGTTCGGCGAGATTTTCCTGCCCTGATGTATTTCTTAAGTGCAGCTTTAACACTCACCACCATCATCAGTGTGTTATCAACTTTTTTAGTGTATCAGATGAAAAAGAGGAACAACTGCCAATCCAGAG cagaCTCAAACGCAAATGATTCTGTAAATTTAGAG AGCACCCAAGAGGACAACCTTCATTATGCTGCTTTGAGAAAAATTAGGACGAAAGGAGCAAGAAGACAGACGAGCAACACCCAGGATGAATGTGTGTACTCCGGTATAAAGTAA
- the LOC109196207 gene encoding immunoglobulin kappa light chain-like isoform X2: protein MASAHIVFYLICLFLGVIAQKNNMHLSSSVHEEARFISAKSGDRVTLHCYYEQNVAARLYWYKQTLREKPKLISTFYKSETNFVQFHGPFSNSARFRLDNEKGKNDLIISDLSVSDSATYYCIYFYWYTSTFLETIIVSVNDLDLNIRALVNQSASETIQPGGSVSLHCMVHTMLSCDGEHSVYWFKDSQDSQPGLIYTHGVRNDQCERKDNKRTHTCVYNLRMESLNVSHAGIYYCAVALCGHILFGNGTKLDFGGFTVRRDFPALMYFLSAALTLTTIISVLSTFLVYQMKKRNNCQSRDSNANDSVNLESTQEDNLHYAALRKIRTKGARRQTSNTQDECVYSGIK, encoded by the exons ATGGCATCTGCACACATTGTCTTCTATCTGATATGTTTGTTCTTGGGTGTAATTG CTCAGAAGAACAACATGCATTTATCCTCCTCTGTTCATGAAGAAGCACGTTTTATATCAGCTAAATCTGGAGACAGAGTGACTTTACATTGTTACTATGAACAGAATGTTGCTGCACGGCTGTACTGGTATAAGCAAACTTTAAGAGAGAAACCAAAACTCATTTCTACCTTCTATAAGTCAGAAACCAATTTTGTACAATTTCACGGTCCATTCAGCAATAGTGCACGCTTCAGACTAGataatgaaaaaggaaaaaatgactTGATTATCTCAGACTTAAGTGTTTCAGACTCAGCAACTTACTACTGTATATATTTCTACTGGTACACATCAACATTCTTAGAGACCATTATTGTCAGTGTCAATGATTTAGATTTAAACATACGAGCTTTAGTTAATCAGTCAGCATCTGAGACCATCCAGCCAGGAGGCTCTGTAAGTCTGCACTGTATGGTGCACACTATGCTGAGCTGTGATGGAGAACACAGTGTTTACTGGTTCAAAGACTCTCAAGATTCTCAACCAGGACTCATTTACACTCATGGAGTCAGGAATGATCAGTGTGAGAGGAAAGACAACAAAAGAACACACACCTGTGTCTATAACTTGAGAATGGAGAGCCTGAATGTGTCTCATGCTGGGATCTACTACTGTGCTGTCGCCCTATGTGGACACATACTTTTTGGAAATGGGACCAAGCTGGACTTTGGGG GATTTACAGTTCGGCGAGATTTTCCTGCCCTGATGTATTTCTTAAGTGCAGCTTTAACACTCACCACCATCATCAGTGTGTTATCAACTTTTTTAGTGTATCAGATGAAAAAGAGGAACAACTGCCAATCCAGAG aCTCAAACGCAAATGATTCTGTAAATTTAGAG AGCACCCAAGAGGACAACCTTCATTATGCTGCTTTGAGAAAAATTAGGACGAAAGGAGCAAGAAGACAGACGAGCAACACCCAGGATGAATGTGTGTACTCCGGTATAAAGTAA
- the LOC100712120 gene encoding uncharacterized protein LOC100712120 — protein MTPAKFVFCLTCLLLGEMAQVNNQKFFSSGHQERRFISVKTGDSVTLHCYSKTGVTPRFYWYKQTLAEKPRLISTFYVYEQNATFHSEFKSDPRFTLDTERGQNDLIISGVRISDSATYYCICSYLHTATFSESITVGVKDSDLNIKAVVQQSASETIQPGSSVTLNCTVHTGTCDGEHSIYWFKDSEESHPGLIYTHGGRNDQCERKANKRTHTCVYNLTMESLNWSHAGTYYCAVASCGHILFGEGTTLVFGDDVKSLVLVYVLSGALTFTSTLVVLLAFLLYKMSKRNHFKSGHQQARFSTPSAEGYHDADNLHYAALSINLPNRLKRQRKTQSECVYSSVKQ, from the exons GAAGTTCTTCTCATCTGGTCATCAAGAAAGACGTTTCATATCAGTTAAAACTGGGGACAGCGTGACTTTGcattgttacagtaaaactgGTGTAACGCCACGGTTTTACTGGTATAAGCAAACATTGGCAGAGAAACCAAGACTCATTTCTACCTTCTATGTATATGAACAAAATGCCACATTTCACAGTGAATTCAAGAGTGATCCACGCTTCACCCTGGATACTGAAAGAGGTCAAAACGACTTAATCATCTCAGGTGTGCGCATTTCAGACTCAGCAACTTATTACTGTATATGTTCCTATTTACACACAGCAACATTTTCAGAGAGCATTACTGTTGGTGTTAAAGATTCAGACTTGAACATCAAGGCTGTGGTCCAACAGTCAGCTTCAGAGACCATCCAGCCAGGAAGCTCTGTGACTCTGAACTGTACAGTACACACTGGGACTTGTGATGGAGAACACAGTATTTACTGGTTCAAAGACTCTGAAGAATCTCATCCAGGACTCATTTACACCCATGGAGGCAGGAATGACCAGTGTGAGAGGAAAGCCAACAAAAGAACACACACCTGTGTCTATAACTTGACAATGGAAAGCCTGAATTGGTCTCATGCTGGGACCTACTACTGTGCTGTCGCCTCATGTGGACACATACTGTTTGGAGAAGGAACCACGCTGGTGTTTGGAG ATGACGTAAAATCTCTTGTCTTGGTTTACGTCTTGAGTGGAGCATTGACTTTTACCTCCACCCTGGTTGTTTTACTGGCTTTTCTTCTCTACAAGATGAGCAAACGAAACCACTTCAAATCAG GCCATCAACAAGCAAGATTTTCAACCCCCTCTGCAGAA GGTTACCATGATGCAGACAACCTCCACTACGCTGCTTTAAGCATTAACCTACCTAACAGATTGAAAAGACAGAGGAAAACCCAGAGTGAATGTGTTTACTCTAGTGTCAAGCAGTAG